From the Sphingobium sp. RAC03 genome, the window GCTGAGCATCGAGTCCGGGGTTCTGCCGCCGGACGTGCAAGCGGAACAGCGCGAGGAGTTCCGGTTGGTGGCGGAGGCGATCGACCAGTTGCCGGCCAAATGCCGCGAAGTTTTCATCCTGCGCAAAGTCCATGGATTGTCGCAGCGCGAAACCGCGCAAAAGCTGGGTTTGTCGGAAAGCACGGTCGAAAAACATGTCGGCCGCGGCATCCGCACCCTGATAAATATTTTCGGACGTGGCGGAAAAACCGGCCATGTCGCGTCTAACGACCGAATTTCAAATGCAGAGCCATATGACAGTCAGGGAAAGCAGCGCGGAGATAGAACAACAGGCGACCCTCTGGGCGGCCCGCTGTGACGCGACTGGTCTCAGCGCCGCCGACAGACGGGAGCTGGACGCCTGGCTCGCCGGGGACAGTCGCCGCATGGGTGCCTGGGCGATGGCCCGCGCGACGCTCGCCCGCGTCGAACTGGCGCAAACCGACGAACAGGCGATCCATGCCGCGACCACCAAGGTCAGCGCGACGCGCAGGCAAATCCTGTGGGGCGCTGGCGCGGCGGTTGCGGCCTCGGCGGTCGCCGCCGTCGGGCTGCACCTGTCGGGGCAGGGCACCTATTATGAGACAGCCAAGGGCGAAATGCTGCGGGTGGCGCTGCCCGATGGCAGCGTGGTCAATCTCAACACCGCCAGCCGCATCGAAGTGCGATTCACGCCGCAGACCCGCACCGTGATATTGACGCGGGGCGAAGCGCTGTTCGATGTCGCGAAAAACAAGGCCGTCCCCTTCGTGGTGGAGGCGGGCGATGCGCGGGTTCGCGCGGTCGGCACGGCCTTCACTGTCCGGCGGCAAGCGGATCGCGCCGTTGGCGTGATCGTCAGCGAAGGCGTGGTCGAACTGAGCCGTCGCAACGTCGCGACCCGGCCGGTCCGGCTGGTCCAGGGGATGCGCGCAGCGGTCGATCCGGCGGCGGCCAGTCCCATCGAGACGGCCCGGATTTCGCCCGATGCGATCGCGCAGGAACTCTATTGGCGCGAAGGGATGATCGCTTTTCGCGACACCTCCCTCGCGCAGGCGGCGGCGGAATTTGCGCGTTATAATGACGAGAAGATCATGATTGCCGACCCGCTGATCGCGCAGGAAACGATCACGGGGCTGTTTGTCGCCAATGATCCGCATGGCTTTGCGAAGGCGGCAGCCGAAAGCCTGGGCCTGGCGACGCGGATGGACGGTAACCGGATCATCCTTGGTCCCATCTGACATATTGGCGCCGGATAAAGCGTATCGGCGCAGGAAAAAACGGGGAGTTTCAACGATGAACGATGAGAACCCGATTACGGGAATGAACCGTCGTGCCTTGGGCAAATGGGCTTTGGCGACCGGAGCCGCCGCGATCGCCGGGCCGATCGGCACCAGCGCCCAGGCGCAAACGCCGCCGCCCGAACCAACGCGCCTCAAAAGCGCTGGCGAAACCCTCCGCCCGGAAATCGTCGGCCAGTTCGGCATCGTTGCGGCTGGCCGCCATTATGCGGTCGCCGCGGGCACCCGCATCTTGATGGCAGGCGGCAACGCGACCGATGCGGGCGTCGCCGCGGTCTTTGCCGCCGCCGTTACCGAAATTTCCCATTTCGGCTTTGGCGGGGAAGCCCCCACCATCATCTATGATGCGGCCACGAAGAAGGCGTCGGTCATCAATGGTCAGGGGACAGCCCCCGCGCTTGCGACCGTCGATCAGTTCGCCGCGCTGGGCGTGATACCGGGCAACGGCCCCAATGGCGGCACCGTCCCGGCGATGGTGGACGCCATGGCGCTGGCGCTGCAGCTAAACGGCACGATGACGCTGGACCAGGTGTTGGCACCGGCCATCGAACTGGCGGACGGCTTCGTCATGTATAATTTCCTGGCCGAAGTGTTCGTCAGCCAGCAGAAGGCGACATCCAAATATAAAAATGCCTATGACGCCTATTATCCCGGCGGCAGGTTGCCGCGCACCGGCGAGATATTTCGCCAGCCCAATCTCGCACGCACGATGCGGACGATCGCAACCGCCGATCGACAGGCCTTCGCCCGGACGAAGGACCGCAAGGCCGCGATCCAGGCCGGGCGCGATGCCTTCTACAAGGGCGACATCGCCCGCCGCATCGGTGCCGCGATGGAAGCCGATGGCGGGCTGATGCGCTATGAGGATCTGGCGAACTATAAAGGCCGGGTCGAACCACCGGCGATCGCGCAGGTATTCGGCTATACCGTGTGCAAGGGTGGCTTCTGGAGCCAGGGACCAGCGCTGCTGCTGGCGCTCAACATTGCCGAAGCCGCTGGAATCGGTGCGATGGCGCCGGGCAGCGACGCCTATCTGCATATACTCGCCGAGGCGATCAAACTCGCCTTCGATGATCGCAACGCCTTCTTCGGCGATCCCGATTTCGCCAGCGTGCCGATGCAAGGTCTGTTGTCCAAACCCTATGCCGCCGCCCGCGCCAGGGACATCCGGGCGCATGCGTCATTGGAGCATCGCTATGGCGACCCTTGGGCCTTTGAAGGACGCAAGCGCGACACGCCTTCGTTCACCCCGCGCATGCTGAAAAAGCCGCCGGTGCCCACCGCCGATACGACCGCGATCGAAGTGGTGGACCGCCACGGCAATCTGTTCAGCTGCACGCCAAGCTCCGGCTGGATGCTGGGCGGTGCCTATATTGCGGGCGATACCGGCGTGCCGATGAGCAACCGGATGACGATCTTCGATCTCGATCCCGACAGCCCGAATGTGCTTGTTCCCGGCAAACGACCGCGCACGACGTTGTCGCCATCTTTGGTCTTGAAGGACGGCGCGCCCTTCCTGGCGATCGGTACGCCGGGCGGCGACAATCAGGACCAGCAGATCATGAACGTGCTGCTGCGCGTCCTCGCCTTCGGTGAGCCGCTCCAGGCGGCGATCGAGGCACCGCGCATAAATTCCAATCATTTCCACGGCTCCTTCGGCGTCAAGAAGGACGAGCCGGGCGTGCTGGAGATTGAGGATCGCGTGCCCCCGGCGGTGCGCGATGCGCTGACCGCGCGGGGGCACAAGCTGGATGTATTGGGGCCATTTGGCGTCTCGACGGGCATCGTCGCTGCGGGCGTGGTGCCTGAAACCGGCACCTTGCGCGGCGGCGCGGACGTGCGGCGGGAACGCTACGTCTTTGGCTGGTAGGGAATGATCGGGGAAATTATCATGAACATACGGCTCACACCCTTCGTTATCGCCCTGATGGCCAGCACTGCCAATCCGGCCATCGCCCAACCTGCCAATCTGCCCCCGCCCGGTGGCGAGACACCGATCGCCTTCGACGTGCATGAAGGGACGTCGATGGCCGTGTCCGTTTCGCCGAACGGCAAGTGGCTGGCGGTCGATCTGCAGGGCAGTCTGTGGATCATCCCGGTCAAAGGCGGGAAGGCAAGGCGGATCACCGACTATTTCAATGACGCGCGTCAGCCGGTTTGGTCGCCCGATGGGGAGCGGCTTGTCTACTTCGCCTATCGCGATGGTGGCTATGACCTGTGGAGCATCAAGCCCGACGGCAGCGACATGCACAAGCTGACCGAAGGCACGTTCGATGATCGCGAGCCGGTCTTTTCGCCGGACGGCAAGACGCTCGCCTTTTCGTCGGATCGTAGCGGCAATTACGACATCTGGACGCTCGACATCGCAACCGGCGCGATCAAGCAGGTCAGCAGCAACGCGCGCGAGGACCGGTTGCCGACCTGGTCACCCGATGGCGCGCGGATCGCTTATTCCGGCGGGCAGGGGATGGCGAGCGCCATCTATGTCGTCGATCTCGCGACGGGGCAGGAAAGCCTGTTGAAACAGGCCGAAGGAAGGGCCGAAGCGCCGTCATTCGGGCCATCGGGGCAACTGGCTTATGTCGTGCAGGACGACACGGGCAGCCATCTGGCAATCGACGGCAAGATCGTCAGTGGCAAGGAAAATGTCTTTCCTTTCCGCATAAGCTGGGATCAGGCAGGCGGCTATTTCTACGTGTCGGACGGCAAGATCCGCCGGGGCGGGGCAAAGGCGACCTCAACGATCGACTTCGCCGCCACGCTGGAGGTCGTGAAACCCAGTTATAAGCGGGCCAAGCGCGATTGGGATTCGACCGCGCCGCGCAAGGCGCTGGGCATCGTGCATCCGCGTATCTCCCCCGATGGCAGTCGCATCGCCTTCGTTGCGCTGGGCGATCTGTATGTCGTCTCGTCCAAGGGCGGGGTGCCGGAAAACCTGACCAAGGATGCCGCGCTCGACGCCGATCCCGCCTGGTCGCCCGACGGGCAGAGCATTGTGTTCAGTTCGGATCGTGTCGGTGGTCTGCCGCAATTGTGGATCAAGGATCTGAAAACGGGCACGGATCGACAACTGACCAAACTCGACACGCAGCCGCTCGGTGCGGCCTGGTCCCCCGATGGCACGCGCGTCGCCTTCATCGATGTCGATGGCCGTTGGGGCGTGGCGGGTGTCTGCGTGGTGGATGTCGCCACAGGCAAGATCACGCGGCTGCAAACGTCGCTTGGGCAGCCCGGCAGTCCCACTTGGTCATCGGACGGCAAATATGTGGCGATCAGCCTGTCCTACAAATTTTCCAATAGCTTCCGCGAAGGCACCAACCAGGTCTATGTAATACCGGCCGATGGCAAGGGCGAACCCTTCTGGCAGATACCCCAGGCCAATATGTCGCTCGACACGCGCAGCGGCAGCGGCCCCGCCTGGTCGCCCGACGGCACGAAGATGGCAGGCGTCTATGAAGGGCTGCTCAAGGTCTGGCCCGTGGACAAGGCGGGCAAGCCATTGGGGCCGGTGCGCAGCCAGACGAACGACACGGCCTTCTATCCGACCTGGACGGCAAATTCGAATATAGTCCTTTATCAATCCAACGACGCTCTGAAGACGATCGACCTGGCGACCGGCGTCACGACCGACGTACCGATCGACCTGAATTATCGCCTGGCCAAGCCGACTGGCCGCACCGTCGTCCATGTCAGCCATCTGATCGACTCCGTCACCGATGCGACCCAGCATGAGAAGGACATCATCATTGACGGCAATCGCATCGCCCAGATCCGCGACCATGATCCGGCGCTGCATGCGGGAGGTACGTTCGTTGACGGCACGGGCCTGACCGCCATGCCCGGTCTCATCGAATATCATTCCCATGTCCAAAAGGATTTCGGCTCCAATCTCGAAAAAGCGTGGCTCGCCTATGGGATCACCACGGTGCGCGATCCCGGCACGCAAGTCTATGACGCGGTCGAGGATCGGGAAGCGGCAGAGGCAGGCGTGCGCCCCAGCCCGCGCCTTTATGTTGGCGGGCCGCTGCTCGAATGGCAGCGTGTCTATTACAAGATGGGGGTGGCCGTTTCCGGGCCAGCGCATCTCGAACGCGAACTCGAACGCGCGCGTTTGCTCAAATATGACATCGTCAAAAGCTATGTGCGCATGCCCGACCTCTATCAGCGGCGCATCGTCGAAGCGGCGCATGATATGGGCATTCCTGTGTCGGGCCATGAAATCTTCCCGGCCGCCTATAGCGGGGTCGATGGCACCGAACATATGGGCGCCACCAGTCGCCGGGGCTATTCACCCAAACAAGGGCCGGGTGGCATGGCCTATGATGATGTAATCCAGTTGTTCGGCCGAAGCGGTCGGACGCTCACGCCAACAAATTTCGGCGCTCTGACCGGTTATCTGGAAAAGAACCCCGACTATCGAAACGATCCGCGTGTGAACCTCTATCCCAGTTGGGCGCGGGAAAGCGTGACGGGCGACAATGATCCCATGGCACGGATGGTTCGGCCACTGCTGACCGGCGGGCTGATCAGCCTGAAGAAAATATATGATGCAGGTGCGCAAGTCGTCGCGGGAACCGACACGATGATCGCGACCAATCTCCATGCGGAGATTGCGTCTTATGTGGATGCGGGCCTGACGCCATTCCAGGCGCTGCAGACGGCGACCGTCAATGCGGCCAAGGCGCTCAACCTCGATGCCGGAACCCTCGAAGCCGGGAAGCTCGCCGACATCGCGCTGGTGGACGGCGATCCGCGCGAAAATATCGCCAACAGCTTCAAGGTGCGCAGCGTGATCGCCAATGGAGTCGTCCACCATGT encodes:
- a CDS encoding RNA polymerase sigma factor, translating into MQYGFLLDDVVQETYAKLATLPSVDHIENPRAYFFRAALSVIVTEVRRAPVVSMETLSEIDRLSIESGVLPPDVQAEQREEFRLVAEAIDQLPAKCREVFILRKVHGLSQRETAQKLGLSESTVEKHVGRGIRTLINIFGRGGKTGHVASNDRISNAEPYDSQGKQRGDRTTGDPLGGPL
- a CDS encoding LpqB family beta-propeller domain-containing protein, coding for MNIRLTPFVIALMASTANPAIAQPANLPPPGGETPIAFDVHEGTSMAVSVSPNGKWLAVDLQGSLWIIPVKGGKARRITDYFNDARQPVWSPDGERLVYFAYRDGGYDLWSIKPDGSDMHKLTEGTFDDREPVFSPDGKTLAFSSDRSGNYDIWTLDIATGAIKQVSSNAREDRLPTWSPDGARIAYSGGQGMASAIYVVDLATGQESLLKQAEGRAEAPSFGPSGQLAYVVQDDTGSHLAIDGKIVSGKENVFPFRISWDQAGGYFYVSDGKIRRGGAKATSTIDFAATLEVVKPSYKRAKRDWDSTAPRKALGIVHPRISPDGSRIAFVALGDLYVVSSKGGVPENLTKDAALDADPAWSPDGQSIVFSSDRVGGLPQLWIKDLKTGTDRQLTKLDTQPLGAAWSPDGTRVAFIDVDGRWGVAGVCVVDVATGKITRLQTSLGQPGSPTWSSDGKYVAISLSYKFSNSFREGTNQVYVIPADGKGEPFWQIPQANMSLDTRSGSGPAWSPDGTKMAGVYEGLLKVWPVDKAGKPLGPVRSQTNDTAFYPTWTANSNIVLYQSNDALKTIDLATGVTTDVPIDLNYRLAKPTGRTVVHVSHLIDSVTDATQHEKDIIIDGNRIAQIRDHDPALHAGGTFVDGTGLTAMPGLIEYHSHVQKDFGSNLEKAWLAYGITTVRDPGTQVYDAVEDREAAEAGVRPSPRLYVGGPLLEWQRVYYKMGVAVSGPAHLERELERARLLKYDIVKSYVRMPDLYQRRIVEAAHDMGIPVSGHEIFPAAYSGVDGTEHMGATSRRGYSPKQGPGGMAYDDVIQLFGRSGRTLTPTNFGALTGYLEKNPDYRNDPRVNLYPSWARESVTGDNDPMARMVRPLLTGGLISLKKIYDAGAQVVAGTDTMIATNLHAEIASYVDAGLTPFQALQTATVNAAKALNLDAGTLEAGKLADIALVDGDPRENIANSFKVRSVIANGVVHHVDDLVKPNP
- a CDS encoding FecR family protein; this translates as MTVRESSAEIEQQATLWAARCDATGLSAADRRELDAWLAGDSRRMGAWAMARATLARVELAQTDEQAIHAATTKVSATRRQILWGAGAAVAASAVAAVGLHLSGQGTYYETAKGEMLRVALPDGSVVNLNTASRIEVRFTPQTRTVILTRGEALFDVAKNKAVPFVVEAGDARVRAVGTAFTVRRQADRAVGVIVSEGVVELSRRNVATRPVRLVQGMRAAVDPAAASPIETARISPDAIAQELYWREGMIAFRDTSLAQAAAEFARYNDEKIMIADPLIAQETITGLFVANDPHGFAKAAAESLGLATRMDGNRIILGPI
- a CDS encoding gamma-glutamyltransferase; its protein translation is MNRRALGKWALATGAAAIAGPIGTSAQAQTPPPEPTRLKSAGETLRPEIVGQFGIVAAGRHYAVAAGTRILMAGGNATDAGVAAVFAAAVTEISHFGFGGEAPTIIYDAATKKASVINGQGTAPALATVDQFAALGVIPGNGPNGGTVPAMVDAMALALQLNGTMTLDQVLAPAIELADGFVMYNFLAEVFVSQQKATSKYKNAYDAYYPGGRLPRTGEIFRQPNLARTMRTIATADRQAFARTKDRKAAIQAGRDAFYKGDIARRIGAAMEADGGLMRYEDLANYKGRVEPPAIAQVFGYTVCKGGFWSQGPALLLALNIAEAAGIGAMAPGSDAYLHILAEAIKLAFDDRNAFFGDPDFASVPMQGLLSKPYAAARARDIRAHASLEHRYGDPWAFEGRKRDTPSFTPRMLKKPPVPTADTTAIEVVDRHGNLFSCTPSSGWMLGGAYIAGDTGVPMSNRMTIFDLDPDSPNVLVPGKRPRTTLSPSLVLKDGAPFLAIGTPGGDNQDQQIMNVLLRVLAFGEPLQAAIEAPRINSNHFHGSFGVKKDEPGVLEIEDRVPPAVRDALTARGHKLDVLGPFGVSTGIVAAGVVPETGTLRGGADVRRERYVFGW